In one window of uncultured Acetobacteroides sp. DNA:
- a CDS encoding DUF4290 domain-containing protein, with amino-acid sequence MSQLDINEEDELRDYNSQRTRLILPEYGRHIQKMVDYVSAIEDVEERNRMALILIGVMGNLNPHLRDINDFKHKLWDHLLVISDFKIDIESPYPKPSRESVSEPPRRIDYPAHPIRIKHYGRVIEQMVKDVSEMEEGPIKTFYITSVANQMKKAYLTWNKDSVSDETIIRDLGVLSNGKIKLNLSTKLMDTREFKPSGAGPSSTGPSKRRHPKGGRKK; translated from the coding sequence ATGAGCCAACTTGATATCAACGAAGAGGATGAATTAAGGGATTACAATTCTCAGCGTACAAGGCTAATCCTTCCCGAATACGGCCGCCACATACAAAAAATGGTAGACTACGTTTCCGCCATAGAAGATGTTGAGGAGCGCAACCGAATGGCCCTTATCCTAATAGGGGTAATGGGTAACCTTAACCCCCATTTGCGCGACATTAACGACTTTAAGCATAAGCTTTGGGATCATCTGCTCGTGATCTCTGACTTTAAGATCGATATCGAATCGCCCTACCCCAAGCCAAGCCGGGAATCGGTTAGCGAGCCACCAAGGCGCATTGACTATCCGGCCCATCCCATAAGGATAAAGCATTACGGACGGGTGATAGAGCAGATGGTTAAGGATGTTTCTGAGATGGAGGAAGGCCCAATAAAGACCTTCTACATAACCTCCGTGGCCAACCAGATGAAGAAGGCTTACCTTACCTGGAACAAGGATTCGGTTAGCGATGAGACCATCATCCGCGACCTTGGGGTGCTCTCGAACGGGAAAATTAAGCTTAACCTAAGCACAAAGCTGATGGATACCCGCGAGTTTAAGCCAAGCGGTGCTGGTCCCTCTTCGACGGGTCCTAGCAAGAGACGTCACCCCAAAGGTGGTCGGAAGAAGTAG
- the murA gene encoding UDP-N-acetylglucosamine 1-carboxyvinyltransferase, producing the protein MGTFVVKGGRPLKGEITPQGAKNEALQVISAVLLTPQKVTISNIPNILDVMKLIQLLSKMGVAVAKVDESTYTFEAKNVNFDYLKTDDYRKDASSLRGSIMVVGPLLARYGKGFIPRPGGDKIGRRRLDTHFIGFEKLGAKFNFDANDSFFTVEANELRGTYMLLDEASVTGTANIVMAATMAKGTTTIYNAACEPYVQQLCKMLNRMGAKISGVGSNLLTIEGVEELGGTEHRLLPDMIEIGSFIGLAAMTHSEITIKDVSYPDLGIIPDSFRRLGIKMELRGDDIYIPAQDHYEIDTFIDGSILTIADAPWPGLTPDLLSIFLVVATQANGSVLIHQKMFESRLFFVDKLIDMGAQIILCDPHRATVIGHDNKIKLRPTVMSSPDIRAGVALLIAALSADGTSVIHNIDQIDRGYQNIDLRLNALGANISRGL; encoded by the coding sequence ATGGGCACTTTTGTAGTTAAAGGAGGGCGCCCTTTAAAGGGTGAGATCACTCCTCAAGGTGCAAAAAACGAGGCGCTTCAGGTAATAAGCGCCGTTTTGCTGACTCCTCAAAAGGTTACCATCTCGAATATTCCCAATATTCTTGATGTGATGAAGCTGATCCAGCTTCTTAGCAAGATGGGTGTTGCAGTTGCCAAAGTTGACGAATCGACCTATACCTTTGAGGCAAAGAACGTAAATTTTGACTACCTCAAAACCGATGACTACCGCAAGGATGCATCGAGCCTGAGGGGGTCAATTATGGTTGTAGGCCCGCTCCTGGCCCGCTATGGAAAAGGGTTTATCCCTCGTCCAGGTGGCGATAAGATTGGCCGTCGACGCCTTGATACCCACTTTATAGGATTCGAGAAGTTGGGCGCCAAGTTCAACTTCGATGCAAACGACAGCTTCTTTACCGTTGAGGCCAACGAGCTAAGGGGAACCTACATGCTTCTTGATGAGGCATCGGTTACCGGTACCGCCAACATCGTTATGGCTGCCACAATGGCAAAAGGAACAACAACCATCTATAACGCCGCCTGCGAGCCCTACGTACAGCAGCTCTGCAAGATGCTGAACCGGATGGGCGCAAAGATTTCGGGTGTAGGCTCTAATCTGCTAACCATCGAAGGGGTAGAGGAGCTTGGGGGTACTGAGCATCGCCTACTTCCAGATATGATCGAGATCGGCAGCTTTATTGGTTTGGCGGCTATGACCCATAGCGAGATTACCATTAAGGACGTATCCTATCCCGATCTTGGAATAATTCCAGACAGCTTTCGCAGGCTGGGCATCAAGATGGAGCTTCGTGGCGACGACATCTACATCCCTGCTCAGGATCATTACGAGATCGATACGTTTATTGATGGCTCAATTCTTACCATTGCCGATGCGCCTTGGCCAGGGTTAACGCCCGACTTGTTGAGTATCTTCCTAGTGGTGGCCACACAGGCAAACGGAAGCGTGCTTATCCACCAAAAGATGTTCGAAAGCCGACTGTTCTTTGTCGATAAGCTAATAGATATGGGCGCTCAGATTATTCTATGCGATCCGCATCGCGCTACGGTTATTGGTCACGACAACAAGATAAAGTTACGTCCTACAGTTATGAGCTCGCCCGATATACGTGCAGGAGTGGCGCTGCTAATTGCCGCGCTGTCTGCCGATGGAACAAGCGTTATTCATAACATCGACCAAATCGATAGAGGCTATCAGAATATAGATTTAAGGCTGAATGCCCTTGGTGCGAATATTTCGCGAGGGTTGTAG
- a CDS encoding nucleotide exchange factor GrpE, giving the protein MTKSKHKSDKEVENQSPLEPNVPVEENLAANEAGEATEAPEGTEAADAISAGADEVNEKIAEWKERYLRLTAEYDNYRKRTLKEREELVRTAGEGMIKDILTVVDDFERALLALEKLSDTAGFDGVTLIYDKFMAMLKSKGVAVINRVGEPFDTDFEEAITKFPAPTPEQKGAVIDVVQKGYLLNGKVIRYAKVVVGE; this is encoded by the coding sequence ATGACTAAGTCGAAGCATAAATCGGATAAAGAAGTTGAAAATCAATCTCCCCTGGAGCCGAATGTACCTGTAGAAGAAAATTTGGCTGCGAATGAGGCAGGAGAAGCAACGGAAGCACCAGAAGGTACCGAGGCTGCTGATGCCATTTCAGCAGGTGCTGATGAGGTGAATGAAAAAATTGCAGAGTGGAAAGAGAGGTACCTTCGACTAACCGCCGAATACGACAACTACCGTAAGCGTACCCTTAAGGAGCGCGAAGAGCTTGTTAGAACGGCCGGTGAGGGTATGATTAAGGATATTCTTACCGTTGTTGACGACTTTGAGCGTGCTTTGCTTGCGCTCGAAAAGCTTAGCGACACCGCTGGCTTTGATGGGGTAACCCTTATTTACGACAAGTTTATGGCGATGCTCAAATCGAAGGGTGTGGCTGTGATTAATAGGGTTGGAGAACCTTTTGATACCGATTTCGAAGAGGCTATAACCAAATTTCCTGCACCTACTCCCGAGCAAAAGGGTGCGGTGATAGATGTAGTTCAAAAAGGGTATTTGCTAAACGGGAAAGTGATTAGATACGCCAAAGTTGTTGTTGGCGAATAG
- the dnaJ gene encoding molecular chaperone DnaJ: MAKRDYYEVLGVSRNATQEEMKKAYRKMAIKYHPDKNPDNKEAEEKFKEAAEAFSVLSDDNKRARYDQFGHAGVGTSDAGSSGFGGFGGGMSMDDIFSQFGDLFGGHFGGFGGFGRSQGRRTNRGGDIRVKVRLNLQEIAYGADKKLKINKQVKCNSCNGTGAEHGTSFSTCNTCNGSGTVIGVTNSIFGRVQTQSTCPTCRGTGKSITKHCSSCSGSGVVNDSEVVSFHIPAGVSEGMQLNVSGKGNAPQGGGVNGDLLVVIEEEPHEELIRDGNDLVYTLFLGFPDAVLGGTSEVPTIDGKARIKIEPGTQPGRVFRLKGKGLPDVDGYGRGDILVYVNVWVPKNLSAAEKVQIEKMRESSSFAPKPDKSDMNFFDRIKGMFGR, from the coding sequence ATGGCAAAAAGAGATTACTATGAGGTATTAGGGGTTTCCCGAAATGCCACCCAAGAGGAGATGAAGAAGGCCTACCGCAAGATGGCCATCAAGTATCACCCCGATAAAAATCCAGATAATAAGGAAGCCGAAGAGAAGTTTAAGGAGGCTGCCGAGGCGTTTAGCGTGCTAAGCGACGATAATAAGCGCGCGCGCTACGATCAGTTCGGGCATGCTGGTGTTGGAACATCGGATGCAGGTAGCAGCGGCTTTGGCGGTTTTGGTGGAGGTATGTCTATGGACGATATCTTCTCGCAGTTTGGCGATCTTTTCGGAGGTCATTTTGGTGGGTTTGGCGGATTTGGTAGAAGCCAAGGTCGTAGAACCAACCGAGGAGGAGATATTCGCGTAAAGGTTCGCCTTAATCTGCAGGAGATCGCCTACGGTGCCGACAAGAAGCTAAAGATAAACAAGCAGGTTAAGTGTAATTCGTGCAACGGAACAGGTGCAGAGCATGGAACATCATTCTCTACCTGTAACACATGCAACGGTTCAGGAACTGTTATTGGGGTTACCAACTCAATATTCGGACGAGTTCAAACGCAAAGTACTTGTCCAACCTGTCGTGGTACAGGAAAATCTATTACAAAGCATTGCTCCAGCTGCTCTGGATCCGGTGTCGTTAACGACTCGGAGGTGGTTTCGTTCCACATTCCAGCAGGTGTTTCGGAGGGTATGCAGCTCAACGTTTCGGGAAAGGGAAATGCACCTCAAGGTGGTGGTGTTAATGGCGATTTGCTTGTCGTTATTGAGGAAGAACCACACGAGGAGCTCATCCGCGACGGAAACGATTTGGTGTATACGCTTTTCCTCGGATTCCCCGATGCCGTTCTTGGCGGAACTTCGGAGGTTCCTACAATTGACGGAAAGGCGCGCATTAAGATTGAACCAGGAACGCAGCCCGGAAGGGTTTTCCGCCTAAAAGGCAAGGGGCTACCCGATGTTGATGGCTATGGTCGAGGAGACATTCTGGTTTACGTAAACGTTTGGGTTCCCAAAAATCTTTCTGCTGCCGAAAAGGTTCAGATTGAGAAGATGCGCGAGTCGAGCAGCTTTGCTCCGAAGCCTGATAAGTCGGATATGAACTTCTTCGATCGCATAAAGGGAATGTTTGGAAGGTAG
- a CDS encoding ATP-binding cassette domain-containing protein has protein sequence MEIFRAENVVKRYADHLALDNVSLTIPQGKIYGLLGPNGAGKTTLIRIINQITMPDSGKIYFKGNEMKMDDVQCIGYLPEERGLYKKMKVGEQAMYFAQLKGLSHSDAQKRLRYWFTKFEIQAWWNKKVEELSKGMAQKVQFIITILHEPELMIFDEPFSGFDPINANLLKEEILEFKKKGHTIIFSTHNMASVEELCDNITLINQSRNVLSGDIDEIRHSYGDNIYQIDYVGEAGALNVLHNGYQIVDEISEKGLSKVRIKLQPDQSGNPLITAVLPLVEVVNFQKIIPSMNDIFIKVVQGESSLKTASYTE, from the coding sequence ATGGAAATATTTAGAGCGGAAAATGTTGTAAAAAGGTATGCCGACCATTTAGCCCTAGATAACGTTAGCCTAACGATTCCTCAGGGGAAAATTTACGGGCTGCTCGGGCCTAATGGTGCAGGTAAAACCACCCTGATCCGAATCATTAATCAGATAACGATGCCCGATAGCGGTAAGATTTACTTTAAGGGCAACGAGATGAAGATGGATGACGTGCAGTGCATCGGCTATTTGCCCGAGGAGCGCGGGCTTTACAAGAAGATGAAGGTGGGCGAGCAGGCTATGTACTTTGCTCAGCTTAAGGGACTGTCGCATTCTGATGCTCAGAAACGCCTGAGGTACTGGTTCACGAAGTTCGAGATCCAGGCTTGGTGGAATAAGAAGGTGGAGGAGCTCTCGAAGGGGATGGCACAGAAGGTGCAGTTCATCATCACCATCCTTCATGAGCCCGAGCTGATGATCTTCGACGAACCTTTTAGCGGATTCGACCCCATCAACGCCAACCTGCTGAAGGAGGAAATCCTTGAGTTCAAGAAAAAGGGGCATACCATCATCTTCTCCACGCACAACATGGCCTCGGTGGAGGAGCTCTGCGACAACATTACCCTCATCAACCAATCGCGCAACGTGCTTAGCGGCGATATCGACGAGATCCGCCACAGCTACGGCGATAACATCTACCAAATCGACTACGTTGGCGAGGCTGGCGCGCTTAATGTGCTCCATAACGGCTACCAAATCGTCGACGAGATCAGCGAGAAAGGGCTGTCTAAGGTAAGAATTAAGCTTCAGCCCGATCAGTCGGGAAATCCGCTTATCACCGCTGTACTTCCACTTGTCGAGGTGGTCAACTTCCAAAAAATCATCCCAAGCATGAACGACATCTTTATAAAGGTTGTTCAGGGGGAGTCATCGCTAAAGACTGCTAGCTATACCGAATAA
- a CDS encoding ABC transporter permease: protein MNKTLLIIKREFMTRVKKKSFIIMTVLTPILMGALMIVPGMLASMGDTSNKKIAVVDKTKLFVNKLQGNDKVSFEYITEQDFPAYKKAMKEKGVDAILVINQGIINNPKDATIYSPEDVSVEMSSKIESNLEELIKEEKMRTFNIQNLDAMLKQVKSSVNLNTIKLDENGMEKETNTMVIMGIAYIFGFLMYIFIFLFGSQVMRGVIEEKSNRVVEVIISSVKPIQLMMGKIIGVAAVGLLQFTIWILLSLAIFMGVKGYMMNSYSDKMPQQQAQITSVMSAQSGQQVSAENMEKIQDEFGDTAKIFNSISERIVPILFYFVIFFLGGYLLYSSLFAAVGSAVDNETETQQLMLPITIPIILALMIMMHTFQNPNSSISFWFSMIPLTSPIVMMARIPFEIPTWEVIMSIAILYATIFAVIWLSAKIYRTGILMYGKKTTFKEMIKWIKHS, encoded by the coding sequence ATGAATAAGACACTACTTATTATAAAGCGCGAATTCATGACTAGGGTGAAGAAGAAAAGCTTCATCATAATGACCGTGCTAACCCCAATTCTGATGGGGGCACTTATGATTGTTCCAGGCATGCTTGCCTCAATGGGCGATACCTCCAACAAGAAGATAGCGGTAGTCGACAAGACTAAGCTGTTTGTGAATAAGCTGCAGGGAAACGACAAGGTCTCGTTCGAGTACATCACAGAGCAGGACTTCCCCGCCTACAAGAAGGCAATGAAGGAAAAGGGGGTCGACGCCATCCTGGTAATCAACCAAGGGATCATCAACAACCCCAAGGATGCTACCATCTACTCGCCCGAGGACGTGAGCGTGGAGATGAGCAGCAAGATAGAGTCGAACCTGGAGGAGCTGATTAAGGAGGAAAAGATGCGCACCTTCAACATCCAGAACCTGGATGCGATGCTGAAGCAGGTGAAGTCGTCGGTAAACCTTAACACCATCAAGCTCGACGAGAACGGCATGGAGAAGGAGACCAACACCATGGTGATAATGGGCATTGCCTACATCTTCGGATTCCTGATGTACATCTTCATCTTCCTTTTCGGCAGCCAGGTGATGCGCGGCGTAATCGAGGAGAAGTCGAACCGCGTGGTGGAGGTCATCATCTCGTCGGTAAAGCCCATACAGCTGATGATGGGCAAGATTATTGGCGTTGCCGCCGTAGGGTTGCTGCAGTTCACCATTTGGATACTGCTCTCGCTCGCCATCTTTATGGGGGTAAAGGGGTATATGATGAATTCCTACTCCGATAAGATGCCGCAGCAGCAAGCGCAGATTACCTCGGTGATGAGCGCTCAAAGTGGGCAGCAGGTAAGCGCTGAGAATATGGAAAAGATTCAGGATGAGTTTGGCGATACTGCAAAAATCTTCAACTCTATATCAGAGCGAATCGTTCCGATTCTGTTCTACTTTGTGATCTTCTTCCTAGGCGGCTACCTGCTCTACTCATCGCTGTTTGCGGCGGTAGGTTCGGCGGTTGACAATGAGACGGAAACGCAGCAGCTCATGCTCCCCATCACCATTCCGATCATTCTGGCGCTGATGATAATGATGCACACCTTCCAGAATCCGAACAGCTCCATCTCGTTTTGGTTCTCGATGATTCCGCTTACCTCGCCAATCGTGATGATGGCTCGAATACCCTTTGAGATCCCAACCTGGGAGGTAATCATGTCGATAGCAATCCTGTATGCAACGATTTTTGCGGTGATCTGGCTCTCGGCTAAGATTTACCGTACAGGAATACTGATGTACGGCAAGAAAACAACGTTTAAGGAGATGATAAAGTGGATTAAGCATTCATAG
- a CDS encoding ATP-binding protein — protein MVYFPTKSIGRKVFISFFVLLALGIVAFLYSYLRVVQLSNTLSNAPASTQKLTLINQTLVKIYESEANAKLYAASGDASFLKSYVEQNKDIDSNLQLLSNISIDAEQQILLGNILIIQNQKEKVVGDIITLNQKKNKRGDYKSIIKSKSDSSEVELKHKVYSTIGSTPPKEQVVVRKRTFFQRFKALFKDDETPVVPTHLGMQKKVDSITVQQTKKDNSLVKLRSQLSSMQAQENINEKLFKQQEVDLLKKDKLLTDRMLYHITMMSKQEIKINNQKLAQFNSAARSYMKKLILLGVSSFFVVIFFLILIFRDIRLSARMQKQLEDSNERIQDLLKVKERFLANMSHEIRTPLSAIMGFSDFLLNKKKYSEEEIMAINSSAKHLHSIVNEILDYSKVESNAVELEFSNFSLDRFLNEIITEMSIKAKEKGVGLVLNLTGIPQKVNLDRLRLKQVMLNLISNAIKFTDSGEVVVNGYVQDEKLKIDVVDTGIGIPASAQEKIFEEFTQADGSVARKFGGTGLGLSISRKLVILMGGNLVLKSEEGVGSCFSVEFSLEKIHIEEIGIHNPVVASQPISKKVLFIDDDSYVRLLVGKIFAANGINFDIAESGAKGVEMCRKGIYGLVVTDLHMPGMSGIEVVKAIKENNPTAKVLFLSADVSSSMTNEMMAIGANGILQKPFTEMEIITAISSIMQVPDVDVRDDKKPLCNLSKVTAFIGDDREELKQIVDAFVVSADESIAFIASNNRVGNEVPVADKAHKLLTSFRQFEITDGVEYLREIEKCRHGKLLSEVQSEIEELQKLWVGVKSYLNEVV, from the coding sequence ATGGTTTATTTCCCAACCAAAAGTATCGGACGTAAAGTTTTTATCTCGTTTTTTGTTCTGCTGGCACTTGGTATTGTTGCCTTCCTTTACAGCTACCTTCGAGTAGTGCAGCTATCGAATACCTTAAGCAATGCACCTGCGTCTACCCAAAAGTTGACTCTGATAAATCAGACGCTGGTGAAGATTTACGAGTCGGAGGCTAATGCAAAGCTTTATGCCGCCTCTGGTGATGCTTCTTTTTTAAAGAGCTACGTAGAGCAAAACAAGGATATAGACTCGAATCTTCAGTTGTTGAGTAATATTTCTATTGATGCAGAGCAACAAATCTTGCTGGGTAACATTCTTATCATACAAAACCAGAAGGAAAAGGTAGTTGGCGATATCATTACGCTTAATCAAAAAAAGAATAAACGGGGCGATTATAAATCAATTATCAAGTCAAAGTCAGATAGTTCAGAGGTAGAACTAAAGCACAAGGTCTATTCGACGATAGGTTCGACTCCTCCCAAAGAACAGGTAGTCGTACGCAAGCGAACGTTTTTTCAGCGTTTTAAAGCATTGTTTAAAGACGATGAGACTCCTGTTGTTCCCACCCATCTTGGAATGCAAAAAAAGGTAGACTCCATTACCGTACAGCAAACCAAGAAGGATAACAGCCTAGTAAAGTTACGATCGCAGCTTTCATCGATGCAGGCGCAGGAGAATATCAACGAAAAGCTATTTAAGCAGCAAGAGGTTGATCTCCTGAAAAAGGACAAATTGCTAACAGATCGAATGCTCTACCACATTACGATGATGAGCAAGCAGGAGATTAAGATCAATAATCAGAAACTGGCTCAGTTTAATAGCGCTGCAAGAAGCTACATGAAAAAGCTTATCCTCCTAGGAGTCTCCTCTTTCTTTGTGGTTATATTCTTCCTTATCCTAATTTTTAGGGATATCAGATTAAGCGCACGAATGCAAAAGCAGTTGGAGGATTCAAATGAAAGAATTCAGGACTTGCTGAAGGTGAAGGAGCGGTTTCTCGCCAATATGAGCCACGAGATTCGTACCCCTCTTTCTGCAATCATGGGTTTTTCCGACTTCTTGCTCAACAAAAAAAAGTATTCAGAGGAAGAGATAATGGCGATCAACTCTTCGGCAAAGCATCTGCACTCTATTGTAAATGAAATTCTAGATTACTCTAAGGTGGAGTCGAATGCCGTTGAGTTGGAGTTTTCCAACTTCTCGTTGGATCGATTCCTTAATGAGATCATCACAGAGATGAGCATCAAGGCTAAGGAAAAGGGAGTGGGGCTAGTTCTTAATTTAACGGGGATTCCTCAAAAGGTAAATCTTGATCGGTTGAGGTTGAAGCAGGTGATGCTGAACTTGATTAGCAATGCCATAAAGTTCACCGATAGTGGAGAGGTGGTAGTAAACGGCTACGTGCAAGACGAAAAGTTGAAGATAGATGTTGTTGATACTGGCATTGGAATTCCGGCTTCCGCTCAAGAAAAGATTTTTGAGGAGTTTACCCAAGCTGATGGATCGGTTGCTCGCAAGTTTGGAGGAACTGGACTTGGTTTAAGCATTAGCCGTAAACTCGTTATTTTAATGGGTGGCAATTTAGTGCTGAAGTCGGAGGAAGGTGTTGGGAGCTGCTTTAGTGTGGAATTTTCGCTCGAAAAGATCCACATTGAGGAAATAGGTATACATAATCCAGTAGTAGCGTCTCAGCCAATCTCTAAAAAAGTACTCTTTATTGATGACGACAGCTACGTGAGGCTTCTTGTTGGAAAAATCTTTGCCGCAAATGGTATCAATTTTGATATTGCAGAGAGTGGGGCTAAAGGTGTTGAAATGTGTAGAAAGGGAATTTATGGACTTGTAGTTACCGATTTGCACATGCCCGGAATGAGCGGCATCGAGGTTGTGAAGGCTATTAAGGAGAATAATCCAACTGCAAAGGTACTCTTCCTTTCGGCTGACGTGAGCAGTTCGATGACCAACGAAATGATGGCAATAGGTGCAAACGGGATACTACAGAAACCATTTACAGAGATGGAGATTATAACTGCAATTTCGAGTATTATGCAAGTTCCAGATGTTGATGTTAGGGATGATAAAAAGCCGCTGTGCAATTTATCGAAGGTTACCGCTTTTATTGGTGATGATAGGGAGGAACTTAAGCAAATAGTAGATGCCTTTGTGGTGTCGGCTGACGAATCGATTGCCTTTATAGCAAGCAATAATAGGGTGGGCAACGAGGTGCCTGTTGCAGATAAGGCGCATAAACTGCTCACTAGTTTTCGACAGTTCGAAATTACAGATGGAGTAGAGTACTTGCGAGAGATAGAGAAATGCCGACATGGTAAGTTACTTTCCGAAGTGCAAAGTGAGATTGAAGAATTACAAAAACTTTGGGTAGGCGTTAAAAGTTACCTGAACGAAGTTGTTTAG
- a CDS encoding sigma-54 dependent transcriptional regulator has protein sequence MPKILVVDDDASFCLMLKSFFSKNGMDAAVAFSLTDGLKAATNSVFDIILTDYRLPDGNGVDLLSTIKRNSPDTVVILMTGYADIKIAVNAIKMGAFEYVAKPINPDEILHIIKSGLESTSKQKAKPAQSKNPEYIEGKCEAAKKVQDYINLVGPTEMSVLILGESGTGKEYAARRIHQFSKRKNTKFVAVDCGALPKDIAGSELFGHVKGSFTGAVNDKIGHFEEANGGTIFLDEIGNLSYDVQVNLLRAIQERKIRRIGSTQETSIDVRIISATNEDLKNALKTGEFREDLYHRLNEFSINLPPLRERKEDLLDFVNYFKDKAAQEFGKRNISFDQSVIDVFMRYEWPGNIREMKNVVRRAVLLASNNIVTTDSLPEEMLESSLTPSSPTLNTDAVDLKSIKEKSEQELIISTIVKAKYNKSQAAKLLGIDRKTLYNKLKQYGIDI, from the coding sequence ATGCCCAAGATACTCGTAGTAGATGACGATGCCTCATTTTGCCTGATGCTTAAGTCATTTTTTAGCAAAAACGGAATGGATGCTGCTGTTGCCTTTAGCCTCACCGATGGCTTAAAGGCTGCAACGAATTCTGTTTTTGACATTATCCTAACAGACTATAGGCTTCCAGATGGAAATGGGGTCGATCTGCTGAGTACCATTAAGCGCAATTCTCCAGACACTGTTGTTATCCTCATGACAGGCTATGCGGATATTAAGATTGCCGTAAATGCCATAAAGATGGGAGCCTTCGAGTATGTGGCAAAACCCATTAACCCAGACGAAATACTTCACATTATAAAGAGCGGGCTGGAAAGCACAAGCAAGCAAAAGGCAAAACCCGCTCAGAGTAAAAATCCCGAATATATCGAGGGCAAGTGCGAGGCAGCCAAAAAGGTTCAGGATTACATCAACCTTGTAGGTCCAACCGAAATGTCGGTGCTAATCCTTGGCGAAAGCGGAACGGGTAAGGAGTATGCCGCCCGCCGCATACACCAGTTCAGCAAGCGTAAGAATACCAAGTTTGTTGCTGTAGACTGTGGCGCACTGCCTAAAGACATTGCAGGCAGCGAGCTCTTTGGACACGTTAAGGGCTCTTTTACAGGCGCCGTTAACGACAAGATTGGCCACTTCGAAGAGGCTAATGGAGGAACCATCTTCCTCGACGAAATCGGCAACCTCTCCTACGACGTACAAGTTAACCTGCTTAGGGCAATTCAAGAACGAAAAATTCGCAGAATTGGCTCTACCCAGGAAACATCCATAGACGTTCGCATCATTTCAGCTACCAACGAGGATCTGAAGAATGCACTAAAAACGGGGGAGTTTAGGGAGGATTTATACCATCGTCTCAACGAGTTTAGCATTAACCTGCCTCCGCTTCGTGAGCGCAAGGAAGACCTCCTCGATTTTGTGAACTATTTTAAAGATAAAGCGGCTCAAGAATTTGGGAAGCGAAACATCTCCTTCGACCAAAGCGTCATCGACGTTTTCATGCGCTACGAGTGGCCTGGTAATATCCGTGAAATGAAGAATGTTGTTCGTAGAGCAGTGCTATTAGCATCCAACAACATCGTAACCACCGACTCGCTTCCCGAGGAGATGCTCGAATCGTCGCTTACGCCATCAAGTCCAACACTAAATACCGATGCTGTCGACCTAAAGAGCATAAAAGAAAAATCGGAGCAGGAGTTAATCATCAGCACCATTGTAAAAGCGAAGTATAACAAATCGCAAGCAGCAAAACTCCTAGGAATCGATCGAAAGACGCTTTACAACAAGTTAAAGCAGTACGGAATCGACATCTAA